A DNA window from Sporosarcina sp. ANT_H38 contains the following coding sequences:
- the msrB gene encoding peptide-methionine (R)-S-oxide reductase MsrB translates to MTEELKSKLTEMQYHVTQENGTEPPFRNEFDNHYEDGIYVDIISGKPLFSSKDKYNAGCGWPSFTKPIESVEVVEKTDVTHGMKRVEVRSKTANSHLGHVFPDGPGEDGLRYCINSAALRFVALDRLEKEGFGEYSKLFI, encoded by the coding sequence ATGACAGAAGAATTAAAAAGTAAATTAACAGAAATGCAATACCATGTGACACAAGAAAATGGGACGGAACCACCGTTTAGAAATGAATTCGATAACCATTATGAAGATGGGATTTATGTCGATATTATTTCAGGTAAACCGCTGTTCAGTTCAAAAGATAAATATAATGCCGGTTGCGGATGGCCAAGCTTTACGAAACCGATTGAATCAGTGGAAGTTGTAGAGAAAACAGATGTAACTCACGGAATGAAACGAGTAGAAGTGCGCAGTAAGACGGCAAATTCGCATCTTGGTCATGTATTTCCAGATGGACCTGGAGAAGACGGACTGCGTTATTGTATCAATTCCGCTGCACTCCGCTTTGTAGCCTTAGACCGACTTGAAAAAGAAGGTTTCGGAGAGTACTCGAAACTTTTTATATAG
- the msrA gene encoding peptide-methionine (S)-S-oxide reductase MsrA gives MGKSLATFAGGCFWCMVKPFDRYDGVLSVISGYTGGDIENPSYELVCTNATGHREAIQITFDDEVISYSKLIDIFWRQIDPTDSGGQFFDRGESYQTAIFYHTPEQLQLAEQTKAELDASRKFAKPVATDILPAKPFYAAEEGHQDYYMKNPTHYNRYATGSGRERFKSDNWGEES, from the coding sequence ATGGGGAAGTCATTAGCAACATTTGCGGGCGGCTGTTTTTGGTGTATGGTTAAACCGTTCGATCGATATGACGGGGTCCTTTCAGTCATTTCGGGCTATACAGGCGGCGATATCGAAAATCCATCGTATGAACTCGTTTGTACGAATGCGACGGGACACCGCGAAGCAATTCAAATTACGTTTGATGATGAAGTTATTTCATATAGTAAATTAATCGACATCTTTTGGAGGCAAATTGACCCAACGGATTCCGGTGGACAGTTTTTTGACCGGGGTGAATCCTATCAGACAGCCATTTTTTATCATACACCTGAACAACTTCAACTTGCTGAGCAAACAAAGGCTGAACTAGATGCTTCAAGGAAATTCGCTAAACCTGTTGCAACAGATATTCTACCTGCAAAGCCATTTTACGCAGCTGAAGAAGGGCATCAAGATTATTACATGAAAAACCCAACACATTATAATAGATATGCAACTGGCTCAGGCCGCGAACGGTTCAAATCAGACAATTGGGGTGAAGAATCATGA
- a CDS encoding YpmS family protein, translated as MNRWKIGFFLLAGLVAAAFAAVIFFISSTPESVPLPKMEVADASDNVLTVSATKENFESIANTYIRKATKGGPLPLTIEVGEDVALYSEMTVFSLTFPVIMHFEPVVREDGNLILKQSSMEVGVLNIQPATVLNILKDSVKPPPWLIVRPKEEELFIDLSKFDVSSNFRVRAKTFDLAKDEIMLEIIIPK; from the coding sequence ATGAATCGATGGAAAATAGGATTTTTTTTACTTGCAGGACTTGTCGCGGCAGCATTTGCGGCCGTAATTTTTTTCATCAGTAGTACCCCTGAATCGGTTCCACTTCCTAAAATGGAAGTAGCGGACGCATCGGATAATGTCCTAACAGTGAGTGCAACAAAAGAAAACTTCGAATCGATTGCCAATACATATATTCGGAAAGCGACGAAAGGCGGGCCACTCCCATTAACGATTGAAGTTGGTGAAGATGTGGCGTTATATTCGGAAATGACAGTGTTCTCATTGACGTTCCCGGTCATTATGCATTTTGAGCCGGTCGTAAGAGAAGATGGCAATTTGATACTGAAGCAATCATCGATGGAGGTTGGGGTGTTAAACATTCAGCCTGCAACCGTCTTGAACATACTAAAAGACTCAGTGAAACCTCCCCCTTGGCTGATTGTGCGTCCCAAGGAGGAAGAATTGTTCATCGACTTATCTAAATTTGATGTATCAAGTAATTTCCGAGTAAGGGCGAAGACATTCGATTTGGCGAAAGATGAAATTATGCTAGAAATCATCATACCGAAATAA
- a CDS encoding GDSL-type esterase/lipase family protein produces MRRVFLIIIAFSLFLSGCQDTQLKKTNAFSDRPEIVFTEWTIPGYFIPKNIHVIGLGDSLTQGVGDELDKEGYLGRVTSRMIEWKGVKDVDVANLAKRGRRSDQLIEKLEEPEVQSSVKTADLIFLTIGGNDIMKVVKSNLFNLKIEPFYIELGKFENRLDELFSIIRDLNGDAIIVVAGLYNPLSIMTDESNEFEDIIDDWNEAIEVRTVMDGRSCFVPVTDLFDSNTNMVYHTDFFHPNAKGYDVMADRYLEKLEECGLQKILDGELDM; encoded by the coding sequence ATGAGAAGAGTATTTCTGATTATTATCGCCTTCTCATTATTTTTGTCCGGCTGCCAAGATACGCAACTCAAGAAGACAAATGCGTTTTCTGATCGACCAGAAATCGTATTTACTGAGTGGACTATCCCAGGATACTTCATTCCAAAAAATATCCATGTGATTGGTTTAGGGGATTCGCTGACACAAGGAGTCGGAGATGAACTTGACAAAGAAGGATATTTGGGCCGAGTCACAAGCAGAATGATAGAGTGGAAAGGGGTAAAGGACGTCGATGTGGCCAATTTGGCGAAGCGTGGTCGAAGAAGTGACCAGCTTATCGAAAAATTAGAAGAACCTGAAGTTCAATCTTCTGTCAAAACAGCGGATCTAATTTTTTTAACAATCGGTGGCAACGATATTATGAAAGTTGTTAAGTCCAACCTTTTCAATTTGAAAATCGAACCATTTTACATTGAACTCGGTAAGTTTGAAAATAGGCTCGATGAATTATTCAGTATCATACGCGATTTGAATGGGGATGCAATCATTGTTGTGGCAGGTCTATATAATCCACTTTCAATTATGACGGATGAATCGAATGAATTTGAGGATATTATTGATGACTGGAATGAAGCGATAGAAGTACGTACAGTCATGGACGGAAGGTCATGCTTTGTCCCTGTTACAGACCTGTTCGATTCCAATACGAACATGGTGTATCACACCGATTTCTTTCATCCGAATGCAAAGGGGTATGACGTGATGGCGGATCGATACCTTGAAAAGCTAGAAGAATGTGGCTTGCAAAAAATATTGGACGGGGAATTGGATATGTAG